One stretch of Cygnus olor isolate bCygOlo1 chromosome 1, bCygOlo1.pri.v2, whole genome shotgun sequence DNA includes these proteins:
- the GSG1 gene encoding germ cell-specific gene 1 protein isoform X3 → MELLKVLPWRRAFLAVILNLLALSLSTTALLSSYWCTGTQKVPKPLCGKSKATKCIGVPMPPDAGASNASSQDVVHYSWETGDDRFAFRYFHTGMWLSCEESMEGPEEKCRSFIELSPPAERGILWLSLGSEMLYISLLLISFILLMVEMLHTGNPVCGLKLNAFAAVSSVLSGLLGMVAHMMYTQVFQATVNLGPEDWRPHSWDYGWAFYMAWASFTCCMASAVTTLNTYTKTVLEFKRNHTKGYEASFKDQPQHQQYFIQHQISSYYEPRDKPLHSVSEGVDFYSELQQKVLQREPELELDEVLGQTIGEDRC, encoded by the exons ATGGAGCTGCTGAAGGTGTTGCCATGGCGCCGTGCTTTCCTGGCAGTCATCCTGAACCTGCTGGCTCTCAGCCTCTCCACCACCGCCTTGCTCAGCAGCTACTGGTGCACTGGGACCCAGAAAGTGCCCAAGCCTTTGTGTGGGAAGAGTAAAGCCACCAAGTGCATTGGTGTCCCCATGCCACCCGATGCAGGTGCTAGCAATGCTTCATCCCAGGATGTGGTGCACTACAGCTGGGAGACTGGGGATGACCGCTTTGCCTTCAGATACTTCCACACGGGGATGTGGCTTTCCTGTGAAGAGAGCATGGAAGGGCCAG agGAGAAATGCCGTAGCTTTATTGAGCTTTCCCCACCAGCAGAGAGAG GAATCCTGTGGCTGTCACTGGGGTCAGAGATGCTGTACATCAGCCTGCTGCTCATCAGCTTCATCCTCCTGATGGTGGAAATGCTGCATACCGGCAATCCTGTCTGTGGACTGAAGCTCAATGCCTTTGCTGCTGTCTCCTCAGTGCTGTCAG GTCTCCTTGGGATGGTGGCACACATGATGTACACTCAAGTCTTCCAAGCCACGGTTAATCTGGGACCAGAAGACTGGAGACCACACTCATGGGACTACGGCTGGGCTTTCTA CATGGCCTGGGCCTCCTTTACCTGCTGCATGGCCTCTGCTGTCACCACTCTCAACACCTACACCAAGACAGTGCTGGAGTTCAAACGGAACCACACCAAGGGCTACGAAGCAAGCTTCAAGGATCAGCCTCAGCACCAGCAGTACTTCATACAACACCAAATAAGCAGCTACTACGAGCCCCGAGACAAGCCCCTCCATTCGGTGTCTGAGGGAGTTGACTTCTactctgagctgcagcagaaagtgCTACAGCGAGAaccagagctggagctggatgAGGTCTTGGGGCAGACGATCGGGGAAGATCGCTGTTAA
- the GSG1 gene encoding germ cell-specific gene 1 protein isoform X1: protein MKSHVPLEICQLSIAVVGPYLMELLKVLPWRRAFLAVILNLLALSLSTTALLSSYWCTGTQKVPKPLCGKSKATKCIGVPMPPDAGASNASSQDVVHYSWETGDDRFAFRYFHTGMWLSCEESMEGPEEKCRSFIELSPPAERGILWLSLGSEMLYISLLLISFILLMVEMLHTGNPVCGLKLNAFAAVSSVLSGLLGMVAHMMYTQVFQATVNLGPEDWRPHSWDYGWAFYMAWASFTCCMASAVTTLNTYTKTVLEFKRNHTKGYEASFKDQPQHQQYFIQHQISSYYEPRDKPLHSVSEGVDFYSELQQKVLQREPELELDEVLGQTIGEDRC, encoded by the exons ATGAAGAGCCATGTGCCTCTTGAGATCTGCCAGTTAAGTATTGCAGTTGTTGGGCCCTATCTG ATGGAGCTGCTGAAGGTGTTGCCATGGCGCCGTGCTTTCCTGGCAGTCATCCTGAACCTGCTGGCTCTCAGCCTCTCCACCACCGCCTTGCTCAGCAGCTACTGGTGCACTGGGACCCAGAAAGTGCCCAAGCCTTTGTGTGGGAAGAGTAAAGCCACCAAGTGCATTGGTGTCCCCATGCCACCCGATGCAGGTGCTAGCAATGCTTCATCCCAGGATGTGGTGCACTACAGCTGGGAGACTGGGGATGACCGCTTTGCCTTCAGATACTTCCACACGGGGATGTGGCTTTCCTGTGAAGAGAGCATGGAAGGGCCAG agGAGAAATGCCGTAGCTTTATTGAGCTTTCCCCACCAGCAGAGAGAG GAATCCTGTGGCTGTCACTGGGGTCAGAGATGCTGTACATCAGCCTGCTGCTCATCAGCTTCATCCTCCTGATGGTGGAAATGCTGCATACCGGCAATCCTGTCTGTGGACTGAAGCTCAATGCCTTTGCTGCTGTCTCCTCAGTGCTGTCAG GTCTCCTTGGGATGGTGGCACACATGATGTACACTCAAGTCTTCCAAGCCACGGTTAATCTGGGACCAGAAGACTGGAGACCACACTCATGGGACTACGGCTGGGCTTTCTA CATGGCCTGGGCCTCCTTTACCTGCTGCATGGCCTCTGCTGTCACCACTCTCAACACCTACACCAAGACAGTGCTGGAGTTCAAACGGAACCACACCAAGGGCTACGAAGCAAGCTTCAAGGATCAGCCTCAGCACCAGCAGTACTTCATACAACACCAAATAAGCAGCTACTACGAGCCCCGAGACAAGCCCCTCCATTCGGTGTCTGAGGGAGTTGACTTCTactctgagctgcagcagaaagtgCTACAGCGAGAaccagagctggagctggatgAGGTCTTGGGGCAGACGATCGGGGAAGATCGCTGTTAA
- the GSG1 gene encoding germ cell-specific gene 1 protein isoform X2 — protein MKSHVPLEICQMELLKVLPWRRAFLAVILNLLALSLSTTALLSSYWCTGTQKVPKPLCGKSKATKCIGVPMPPDAGASNASSQDVVHYSWETGDDRFAFRYFHTGMWLSCEESMEGPEEKCRSFIELSPPAERGILWLSLGSEMLYISLLLISFILLMVEMLHTGNPVCGLKLNAFAAVSSVLSGLLGMVAHMMYTQVFQATVNLGPEDWRPHSWDYGWAFYMAWASFTCCMASAVTTLNTYTKTVLEFKRNHTKGYEASFKDQPQHQQYFIQHQISSYYEPRDKPLHSVSEGVDFYSELQQKVLQREPELELDEVLGQTIGEDRC, from the exons ATGAAGAGCCATGTGCCTCTTGAGATCTGCCAG ATGGAGCTGCTGAAGGTGTTGCCATGGCGCCGTGCTTTCCTGGCAGTCATCCTGAACCTGCTGGCTCTCAGCCTCTCCACCACCGCCTTGCTCAGCAGCTACTGGTGCACTGGGACCCAGAAAGTGCCCAAGCCTTTGTGTGGGAAGAGTAAAGCCACCAAGTGCATTGGTGTCCCCATGCCACCCGATGCAGGTGCTAGCAATGCTTCATCCCAGGATGTGGTGCACTACAGCTGGGAGACTGGGGATGACCGCTTTGCCTTCAGATACTTCCACACGGGGATGTGGCTTTCCTGTGAAGAGAGCATGGAAGGGCCAG agGAGAAATGCCGTAGCTTTATTGAGCTTTCCCCACCAGCAGAGAGAG GAATCCTGTGGCTGTCACTGGGGTCAGAGATGCTGTACATCAGCCTGCTGCTCATCAGCTTCATCCTCCTGATGGTGGAAATGCTGCATACCGGCAATCCTGTCTGTGGACTGAAGCTCAATGCCTTTGCTGCTGTCTCCTCAGTGCTGTCAG GTCTCCTTGGGATGGTGGCACACATGATGTACACTCAAGTCTTCCAAGCCACGGTTAATCTGGGACCAGAAGACTGGAGACCACACTCATGGGACTACGGCTGGGCTTTCTA CATGGCCTGGGCCTCCTTTACCTGCTGCATGGCCTCTGCTGTCACCACTCTCAACACCTACACCAAGACAGTGCTGGAGTTCAAACGGAACCACACCAAGGGCTACGAAGCAAGCTTCAAGGATCAGCCTCAGCACCAGCAGTACTTCATACAACACCAAATAAGCAGCTACTACGAGCCCCGAGACAAGCCCCTCCATTCGGTGTCTGAGGGAGTTGACTTCTactctgagctgcagcagaaagtgCTACAGCGAGAaccagagctggagctggatgAGGTCTTGGGGCAGACGATCGGGGAAGATCGCTGTTAA
- the GSG1 gene encoding germ cell-specific gene 1 protein isoform X4 yields MKSHVPLEICQLSIAVVGPYLMELLKVLPWRRAFLAVILNLLALSLSTTALLSSYWCTGTQKVPKPLCGKSKATKCIGVPMPPDAEEKCRSFIELSPPAERGILWLSLGSEMLYISLLLISFILLMVEMLHTGNPVCGLKLNAFAAVSSVLSGLLGMVAHMMYTQVFQATVNLGPEDWRPHSWDYGWAFYMAWASFTCCMASAVTTLNTYTKTVLEFKRNHTKGYEASFKDQPQHQQYFIQHQISSYYEPRDKPLHSVSEGVDFYSELQQKVLQREPELELDEVLGQTIGEDRC; encoded by the exons ATGAAGAGCCATGTGCCTCTTGAGATCTGCCAGTTAAGTATTGCAGTTGTTGGGCCCTATCTG ATGGAGCTGCTGAAGGTGTTGCCATGGCGCCGTGCTTTCCTGGCAGTCATCCTGAACCTGCTGGCTCTCAGCCTCTCCACCACCGCCTTGCTCAGCAGCTACTGGTGCACTGGGACCCAGAAAGTGCCCAAGCCTTTGTGTGGGAAGAGTAAAGCCACCAAGTGCATTGGTGTCCCCATGCCACCCGATGCAG agGAGAAATGCCGTAGCTTTATTGAGCTTTCCCCACCAGCAGAGAGAG GAATCCTGTGGCTGTCACTGGGGTCAGAGATGCTGTACATCAGCCTGCTGCTCATCAGCTTCATCCTCCTGATGGTGGAAATGCTGCATACCGGCAATCCTGTCTGTGGACTGAAGCTCAATGCCTTTGCTGCTGTCTCCTCAGTGCTGTCAG GTCTCCTTGGGATGGTGGCACACATGATGTACACTCAAGTCTTCCAAGCCACGGTTAATCTGGGACCAGAAGACTGGAGACCACACTCATGGGACTACGGCTGGGCTTTCTA CATGGCCTGGGCCTCCTTTACCTGCTGCATGGCCTCTGCTGTCACCACTCTCAACACCTACACCAAGACAGTGCTGGAGTTCAAACGGAACCACACCAAGGGCTACGAAGCAAGCTTCAAGGATCAGCCTCAGCACCAGCAGTACTTCATACAACACCAAATAAGCAGCTACTACGAGCCCCGAGACAAGCCCCTCCATTCGGTGTCTGAGGGAGTTGACTTCTactctgagctgcagcagaaagtgCTACAGCGAGAaccagagctggagctggatgAGGTCTTGGGGCAGACGATCGGGGAAGATCGCTGTTAA